CATATGATGCTTTCCAGCGCCAGTCGTACATTTTATTCCTGCACAAAGTAACGAGCCAATACAAAAAAGTAAATGGGAATAATATTACTGTTCTAAAATTCATACGATAAAAGTACAAAAAGCTTTTATAACAAATTAAGAATTCATGAATAACTGTTTGTTTAACTTTTATTTTAATTATTTTTGAAAAAAGTTTTATATGAAAATTCACAAAATCACATCATTCCTCGAAAGCATAGCACCGCTTGCATTGCAGGAATCGTATGATAATTCAGGTTTGATAATTGGCAACCCTAATGACGAAGTTTCGAAAGCCCTGATTACGCTTGATGTTACCGAAGAAATCATTGATGAAGCCATTTCAAAAAAATGTCAGTTAATTATTTCGCATCATCCTTTGATTTTCGGAAATATCAGCAAAATTCGCCCCGATAACTATACCGGCAAATGTATCATAAAAGCAATAAAAAATAATATCTCAATTTATGCCATACACACAAATTTCGACAATATTGACAATGGCGTAAATGCTGCGCTTTGCAACAAAATAGGACTAATCAATTGCAGAATCTTAAAACCTAAGAAAAATATTCTTAAAAAATTAGTCACATTTTGCCCGACAAAACATGCTGATAAAGTTCGGAAAGCCTTATTTGATAACGGAACCGGACACATAGGCAATTACGATTCGTGCAGCTATAATATCGAAGGTTTTGGAACTTTCCGCGCCCTCGGAAACACGAATCCCTTTGTTGGCGAAGCATTCAAACTTCATAAAGAAAATGAAATACGTATTGAAACCATTTTTCCCGCTTATCTTGAAAGAAATATTTTAAAAGCTTTATTTGCTTCACATCCTTACGAAGAAGTGGCTTACGATATTTATCCCCTTGAAAATTCTTTCAATAAAGCAGGAGAAGGAATGATTGGAGAACTAGAGAAATCTATGACTTCAAATGATTTTTTCAAAAAAATAAAATCAGACCTAAAAATTCCTGTTATCAGGCATAATAATAAATTAAATAAAAAAATCAAAAAAGTTGCAGTATGCGGAGGTTCCGGAAGTTTTCTTGTTAAAGACGCTATTTTTGCCGGTGCCGATGCTTTTCTTACATCTGATATAAAATATCATAACTTTTTCGATGGCGATAACTCTTTGATAATAGCTGATATCGGGCATTACGAGAGCGAACAGTTTATGAAAGAAATTTTATATGAGCAACTTAATAAAAAATTTCCTACATTTGCAGTCCTAATTTCAAAGTTGAATACAAATCCTGTAAAATATTATTAAGATTAACAGTATGAGTAAAGTAACAAAAAGCGCAATGGACCCAGCATTAAATGCTGAATTAAATACTAAAGAAATCGGAAGTAATAAAGCCGATTTAGATGAAAAAAACGAAGCTTCTGTTGAAAAGAAACTAAGGGCATTATTTAATTTACAAATTATCGATTCACAGATTGATAAAATTCGCAGCATCCGTGGAGAATTACCTTTGGAAGTTCAGGACCTTGAAGATGATATAGCAGGTATTCAAACACGTATCGATAATTATACAAGCGAAGTTAATACACTCGAAGAATCCATAAATGAGAAGAAAAACGCAATTAAGCAATGTCAGGTTCTCATAAAAAAATACGAAGCACAGCAATCAAACGTAAGAAACAATAGGGAATACGATTCTTTATCAAAAGAAATTGAATTCCAGAATCTCGAGATACAGTTATGCGAAAAACGCATTAAAGAATTTAAAACTAATCTGGAAGCCAAAAAAGAAGTTATTGAAAAATCAACAAAACAACTGGAAGAAAAGCTTAGTGAAGTTGATATTAAAAAAAGTGAGTTAGCTGACATTGTAGTTGAAACAGAGAAAGAAGAAGTAACATTACTCACCCGTTCCCAGGAAAATGCACGTATTATTGAAGAAAGACTTTTACAAGCCTATAAAAAAATCCGGAAAAATGCACGCAATGGCTTAGCCGTTGTTATTGTTGAGCGTGATGCTTGCGGTGGTTGTTTCAATAAAATCCCACCTCAACGTCAGCTTGATATACGTATTCATAAAAAAATTATCGTTTGTGAATATTGCGGACGTATCCTTGTCGACCCCGAAATAGCAAAATCATAAAACTATTAAAAGAAGAGTGAATACTCTTCTTTTTTTTCATTAGTCATGAAAAAAAACTTTATCATCTTTTTGCTGTTTGTTCTATTCAGTAATTTTTCGTTTGCATCATTCAACTTTAATAAAAATTGTAAAAATGCTTATGAAAAAATAATAAGCCTCCGATTTGATGAAGGAAAATTATTACTTGATTCTGAAAAAATAGTTAATCCCTCTAATAAAATCGTTATTTATCTTGAAGATTATATTGATTTTCTAAAACTTGTCATTTCAGAAAACACTACACTCTACAATAAATTAAAGGAAAATATAGATATACGGATTGATAAAATTGAAGAACAGGAAGAAGAATCACCTTATTACAAATATTGCCTTGCCGAAATAAACCTGCATTGGGCTTTTGTGCGTATGAAATTTCAGGATTATATTACATCTGCAGGAGAAATAAGAAGGGCATATAAACTACTTGTAGAAAATCAGGAGGATTATCCAAGTTTTGTTCCTAATTATAAAGGATTAGGGTTATTGCATTCTTTAATCGGAACTATTCCAGATGAATTCAGTTGGGCAACTAACTTGATAGGGATCTCGGGAACTATAACTCAAGGTGTTAATGAACTTACAGCAGTATTATCAACAGCAATCAAAAATCCAGAATATAAATACCTGAAAACTGAAAGTATTTTCTTACTAACATTTATTCAACTTAATCTTCAAAGTGATAAAGATGCCGCTTTAAAATTAGGTAAATATCTTGATGATTCAGAATATAAAGATCTGGCAAAAACAAATCCTTTATTATGTTATGCTGCTGCAAGTGTTGCTTTAAAAACAGGCTCCAATGATAAAGCTATTGAAATTTTACTTTCCCGGCCAACAAGCAAGGAATATTATCCTTTCTATTACCTTGATTACATTACAGGAGTTGCAAAACTAAACAGACTTGATTTTGACGCATATAAATATTTGTACAGTTACCTGATGAATTTTAAAGGGCTTAATTATATAAAAGCAGCTTACCAAAAACTGGCATGGTACTACCTTGTAAATAACAACACTTCTAAATATCAGGAAAAAATAGCTTTTGCAGTTACATTGGGTTCTTCAATTGTTGACGAAGACAAACAAGCACTTGCTGAAGGGAAAAACAAAACGGTTCCTAACATAAGACTTTTGAAAGCGCGTTTACTATTCGACGGGAGCTATTATCAAAAAGCTTTAGATATGCTTCAGGAAAAACTCCCAAGCAATTATTGCACTACAACAAAAGATTTCCTTGAATATACTTATCGCACTGGTCGCATTTATGATGAATGGGGATATGATTTAAAAGCAATACCTTTTTATGACCTAACAGTCAAAAACGGAAAATCATCCACTTACTATTTTGCAGCAAATTCAGCTTTACATTTAGGAATGATTTATGAAAATCAAAACAATAAGAAAAAAGCTTTATATTATTACGAACTTTGCAACCAAATGAAAAATACCGAATATAAAAACAGTATCAATCAAAAGGCAAAAGCAGGTATTAATAGGCTGAAGTAATAAGAATTATGTTCGAACTTTATATAAAATAAAAAAAGCCGGGAAGCATTTCACCGGCTATTAATTAACTAACACCAAAAAGCACTAAAACCTAAACCCTAAAGTCATTAAAAAATTATGTGAAGTTTTTTCTAAACTTGCAGGATTAAGAACATCATAATTATATAAATAATAATCTTCATTTGAAATAGAGTATGCATATGCAAAATCTATAAAAAATCCTTTTTCTATTATTCCAAAACCTCCTGAAAATACTGTTTTCTTTCCATCGTTAATGTTCGATTTATATGGACTTCCATATATAGCATAACCTCCTCTTAAACTGAACAATCCAAAAACAGCTTCTGCACCTAAACGAATATTATTTTGAGCTTTGTATTTTGCCTGAATTTTATCATTTTCATCAAAAAAACTATAATCGTTTGCACGTAATCTAGCTTCAGAATAGTCAATAAATTCATAATCAGCACTTATTATACCACGCTTTGCTATTTGAACAGCAATACTTCCAATAGCTCTCATAGGAGAATTAAGAGAAAAATTATATTCGCCATTTGGAGAGTCAGAAGAATATTTTTCTCCAT
The genomic region above belongs to Bacteroidales bacterium and contains:
- a CDS encoding C4-type zinc ribbon domain-containing protein, with amino-acid sequence MSKVTKSAMDPALNAELNTKEIGSNKADLDEKNEASVEKKLRALFNLQIIDSQIDKIRSIRGELPLEVQDLEDDIAGIQTRIDNYTSEVNTLEESINEKKNAIKQCQVLIKKYEAQQSNVRNNREYDSLSKEIEFQNLEIQLCEKRIKEFKTNLEAKKEVIEKSTKQLEEKLSEVDIKKSELADIVVETEKEEVTLLTRSQENARIIEERLLQAYKKIRKNARNGLAVVIVERDACGGCFNKIPPQRQLDIRIHKKIIVCEYCGRILVDPEIAKS
- a CDS encoding Nif3-like dinuclear metal center hexameric protein; the protein is MKIHKITSFLESIAPLALQESYDNSGLIIGNPNDEVSKALITLDVTEEIIDEAISKKCQLIISHHPLIFGNISKIRPDNYTGKCIIKAIKNNISIYAIHTNFDNIDNGVNAALCNKIGLINCRILKPKKNILKKLVTFCPTKHADKVRKALFDNGTGHIGNYDSCSYNIEGFGTFRALGNTNPFVGEAFKLHKENEIRIETIFPAYLERNILKALFASHPYEEVAYDIYPLENSFNKAGEGMIGELEKSMTSNDFFKKIKSDLKIPVIRHNNKLNKKIKKVAVCGGSGSFLVKDAIFAGADAFLTSDIKYHNFFDGDNSLIIADIGHYESEQFMKEILYEQLNKKFPTFAVLISKLNTNPVKYY